One Ureaplasma urealyticum serovar 8 str. ATCC 27618 genomic window carries:
- the atpA gene encoding F0F1 ATP synthase subunit alpha: MTDNKNHSLISDIKSQIKKFSEKALTLEVGNVISLGDGIVLVDGLDNVMLNEIVRFENGVEGMALNLEEDAVGVVLLGDYSNIKEGDRVYRTKKIVEVPVGDIMLGRVVDALGKAVDNKGNIVANKFSVIEKIAPGVMDRKSVHQPLETGILSIDAMFPIGKGQRELIIGDRQTGKTTIAIDAIINQKGRNVNCVYVAIGQKNSTIANVVRDLEAHGAMEYTTVVTANASELPALQYIAPFTGVTIAEEWMHQGKDVLIVYDDLSKHAIAYRTLSLLLRRPPGREAYPGDVFYLHSRLLERACKLKDELGAGSITALPIIETQAGDISAYIPTNVISITDGQIFMMTSLFNAGQRPAIDAGQSVSRVGSAAQIKSVKQTGASLKLELANYRELEAFSQFGSDLDDETKRILKLGKAVMAVIKQEPNKPYNQTDEAIILFTVKEKLIPQVPVERIQDFKEYLLNYFKGTKLRADLEEKKAFDKENTPAFKCAIQKAINNFLNNSQDFKPCDELEQTAYDKFFNENEPIVVVNENEFFDEQINSLPTFESIHPVQIEEKVQELAEPREVFEVNKIEKEHLFEEVEPEKIICEHHQFEITEDQEEVDGQEVLEDENHEYAIYEVVEQNDTIENCKEANDEAEIQVPVAEVVQDEEILNERENRNWVFSDSAVSEVEKQTIMISISPNESEQLFDNGRSVVFFKVAPKYPVEKVLVYVTSPIQKVIGEFDLLKIDVNSVNSSWNKYRSSSVISSRKEYLEYFSSHKEAHALLASKVYKYRRPKDLASFNMKKGPSGFTYLK; the protein is encoded by the coding sequence ATGACAGATAATAAAAATCATTCATTAATTAGTGATATAAAATCACAAATTAAGAAATTTTCTGAAAAAGCTTTAACCTTAGAAGTTGGTAATGTAATTTCGTTAGGTGATGGAATTGTATTAGTCGATGGCCTTGACAATGTCATGTTAAATGAAATTGTTCGTTTTGAAAATGGCGTTGAGGGAATGGCTTTGAACCTAGAAGAAGATGCCGTTGGTGTTGTTCTTTTAGGTGATTATTCAAATATTAAAGAAGGCGACCGTGTTTATCGTACAAAAAAAATTGTTGAAGTTCCTGTTGGCGATATAATGTTGGGTCGTGTTGTTGACGCCTTAGGTAAGGCGGTTGATAATAAGGGTAACATTGTTGCAAATAAATTTAGTGTGATTGAAAAAATTGCGCCAGGGGTTATGGACCGTAAATCCGTTCACCAACCACTTGAAACTGGAATTTTATCAATTGACGCGATGTTCCCAATTGGTAAAGGTCAAAGAGAATTAATTATTGGAGACCGTCAAACAGGAAAAACAACAATTGCAATTGATGCTATTATCAATCAAAAAGGTCGTAATGTAAATTGTGTTTATGTTGCTATTGGCCAAAAAAACTCAACAATTGCAAACGTTGTACGCGATCTTGAAGCTCATGGTGCAATGGAATACACAACTGTAGTTACTGCTAATGCTTCAGAACTTCCAGCTTTACAATACATTGCACCATTCACAGGAGTAACAATTGCTGAAGAATGAATGCATCAAGGTAAAGATGTTTTAATTGTTTATGATGATTTAAGTAAACACGCTATTGCTTATCGTACTTTATCATTATTATTACGTCGTCCGCCTGGTCGTGAAGCATATCCTGGAGATGTTTTCTACTTACATAGTCGTTTATTAGAACGTGCATGTAAATTAAAAGATGAATTAGGCGCTGGTTCAATTACTGCTCTACCTATTATTGAAACGCAAGCTGGTGATATTTCAGCTTATATCCCAACAAACGTAATTTCAATTACTGATGGTCAAATTTTCATGATGACATCATTGTTTAATGCTGGGCAACGTCCTGCTATTGATGCTGGTCAATCTGTTAGTCGAGTAGGGTCTGCAGCCCAAATTAAATCAGTTAAACAAACTGGAGCTTCACTAAAATTAGAATTAGCTAACTATCGTGAATTAGAAGCGTTTAGTCAGTTTGGTAGTGATTTAGATGACGAAACTAAACGAATTCTAAAACTTGGTAAAGCTGTAATGGCAGTTATTAAACAAGAACCTAATAAACCATATAACCAAACTGATGAAGCAATTATTTTATTTACTGTTAAAGAAAAACTTATTCCTCAGGTTCCAGTAGAAAGAATTCAAGACTTTAAAGAATATTTGTTAAATTACTTTAAAGGTACAAAATTACGTGCTGATCTTGAAGAAAAGAAAGCTTTTGATAAAGAAAATACACCTGCTTTTAAATGTGCAATTCAAAAAGCAATTAATAATTTTTTAAACAACTCACAAGATTTTAAGCCTTGTGATGAATTAGAACAAACTGCTTATGATAAATTCTTTAATGAAAACGAACCTATTGTTGTTGTTAATGAAAATGAATTTTTTGATGAACAAATTAATTCATTACCAACATTTGAATCGATTCATCCTGTTCAAATAGAAGAAAAAGTTCAAGAATTAGCAGAACCTCGAGAGGTGTTTGAAGTTAATAAAATTGAAAAAGAACACTTATTTGAAGAAGTTGAACCTGAAAAAATAATTTGTGAGCATCATCAATTTGAAATTACTGAAGATCAAGAAGAAGTTGATGGTCAAGAAGTTTTAGAAGATGAAAATCATGAATATGCAATTTATGAAGTTGTTGAACAAAATGACACTATAGAAAATTGTAAAGAAGCTAATGATGAAGCAGAAATCCAAGTTCCAGTTGCTGAAGTTGTACAAGATGAAGAAATTTTAAATGAACGTGAAAATCGTAATTGAGTGTTTTCAGATTCAGCTGTTTCAGAAGTTGAAAAACAAACAATTATGATTTCAATTTCGCCAAATGAATCAGAACAATTGTTTGATAATGGTAGAAGTGTCGTTTTCTTTAAAGTAGCACCAAAATATCCAGTTGAAAAGGTCTTGGTTTACGTTACAAGTCCAATACAAAAAGTAATTGGCGAATTTGACTTATTGAAAATTGATGTTAATTCAGTAAACTCTTCTTGAAACAAATATCGTTCAAGTTCGGTAATTTCATCACGTAAAGAATATTTAGAATATTTTAGCTCACACAAAGAAGCACATGCCTTACTAGCATCAAAGGTTTACAAATATCGTAGACCAAAAGATTTAGCAAGTTTTAATATGAAAAAAGGACCAAGTGGTTTCACTTATCTTAAATAA
- a CDS encoding F0F1 ATP synthase subunit delta has protein sequence MQSNTKLVKYSKIIANRLKAYSNQTRFIEIKTAFELNNEQKQRIEKTIINRFGDERPIKFIVDPSLIGGVSLKINLEIIDSSLKTKLNQIINIKEKEGA, from the coding sequence ATGCAAAGTAATACTAAACTAGTAAAATATTCAAAAATTATCGCTAATCGTTTAAAAGCATATTCTAATCAAACTCGTTTTATTGAAATTAAAACGGCTTTTGAATTAAATAATGAACAAAAACAAAGAATTGAAAAAACTATTATCAATCGTTTTGGCGATGAAAGACCCATTAAATTTATCGTTGATCCATCATTAATTGGTGGTGTATCATTAAAAATCAACTTGGAAATAATTGATTCTTCTCTAAAAACAAAATTAAATCAAATCATCAATATTAAAGAGAAAGAAGGTGCGTAA
- the atpH gene encoding ATP synthase F1 subunit delta, giving the protein MKSSLKPVEKYAYSIFEIAKEEKKLDLYKHNLETINSIIEEVPAFFEAVGDPARDRNERKQIVIKNLEGEIDIYLISLIDLLIDVKSIKLLKKIVLKALDFVNEALSVKKVLITTAYELTKNQIDRLVQSLKKKYACEKIEPIVVVDKSIIGGLSINFESQVLDNSLKTKLFNVVKKTN; this is encoded by the coding sequence ATGAAATCTTCATTAAAACCAGTTGAGAAATACGCTTATTCTATTTTTGAAATTGCTAAAGAAGAAAAAAAATTAGATTTATACAAGCACAATTTAGAAACAATTAATTCTATCATTGAAGAGGTCCCGGCTTTTTTTGAAGCTGTTGGCGATCCTGCTCGTGATCGTAATGAAAGAAAACAAATTGTAATTAAGAATCTAGAAGGTGAAATTGATATTTATTTAATTAGTTTAATTGATTTACTAATTGATGTTAAGTCAATAAAACTATTAAAAAAAATAGTGTTAAAGGCTCTGGATTTTGTTAATGAAGCTTTAAGTGTTAAAAAAGTTTTAATAACAACTGCTTATGAATTAACAAAAAATCAAATCGATCGCCTTGTACAATCTTTAAAAAAGAAATATGCGTGTGAAAAAATAGAACCAATTGTTGTTGTTGATAAATCAATTATTGGAGGACTTTCAATTAATTTTGAATCACAGGTTTTAGATAATAGTTTAAAAACTAAATTATTTAACGTTGTTAAAAAAACAAATTAG
- the atpF gene encoding F0F1 ATP synthase subunit B: MKLNKKHLVATLSVLSLSVMFIPMLASCTGDIPELNPAEIINTLFPNVWVFIAQVIAMCVVFSLVLWLVWKPTNKMLDKRREYIAKEITDAENAKQEALQYLENAKSEHLAAQAETAEIIAKAKSESLTLRELLEKEAREAADKIISSAKISIANERRENLERLQTEAREAAYIAAEALMKKELSREDNDKLVDQFIKELETNEK, encoded by the coding sequence ATGAAATTAAATAAAAAACATTTAGTGGCTACACTATCCGTTCTTTCTTTATCAGTTATGTTCATACCAATGTTGGCTTCATGTACTGGTGATATTCCAGAATTAAACCCAGCAGAAATCATTAATACACTTTTCCCAAACGTATGGGTATTTATTGCTCAAGTTATTGCAATGTGCGTAGTTTTCTCATTAGTATTATGGTTAGTATGAAAACCAACAAACAAAATGTTGGACAAAAGACGAGAATACATTGCTAAAGAAATTACAGACGCAGAAAACGCTAAACAAGAAGCTTTACAATATTTAGAAAATGCTAAATCTGAACATTTAGCTGCACAAGCAGAAACTGCTGAAATTATTGCAAAAGCTAAAAGTGAATCATTAACTTTACGTGAATTATTAGAAAAAGAAGCGCGTGAAGCTGCTGATAAAATTATTAGTTCTGCTAAAATTAGCATTGCTAATGAACGAAGAGAAAATCTTGAACGTTTACAAACTGAAGCTCGTGAAGCTGCTTATATTGCGGCTGAAGCATTGATGAAAAAAGAATTGTCTAGAGAAGATAATGATAAATTAGTTGATCAATTCATTAAAGAATTAGAAACAAACGAAAAATAA
- a CDS encoding ATP synthase subunit C yields the protein MSSFIDITNVISSHVEANLPAVSAENVQSLANGAGIAYLGKYIGTGITMLAAGAVGLMQGFSTANAVQAVARNPEAQPKILSTMIVGLALAEAVAIYALIVSILIIFVA from the coding sequence ATGTCATCATTTATTGATATTACAAATGTTATTTCATCACATGTTGAAGCAAATTTACCAGCAGTTAGTGCTGAAAATGTACAATCACTTGCTAATGGTGCTGGAATTGCTTATTTAGGTAAGTATATTGGTACAGGTATTACAATGTTAGCTGCTGGTGCAGTTGGTTTAATGCAAGGTTTTTCTACAGCTAACGCTGTGCAAGCTGTTGCTCGTAATCCAGAGGCTCAACCAAAGATTTTAAGTACAATGATTGTTGGTTTAGCATTGGCTGAAGCTGTTGCTATTTATGCGCTTATTGTTTCTATTTTAATTATTTTCGTTGCTTAA
- a CDS encoding F0F1 ATP synthase subunit A — MENYNPLDIMIALPHIAAIIIVTLIIATISLIYFSMIRKLTVHDVPNRFVIIIGMIVDYFRGLVVDTMGAKHVKLAPYVLFTFCYIFTANLVSLFGFKEATTASSVPLAMALATVVGGQIVALKYQKASFFLKFTFKIKGFPIMVNPLEIVSKLTPIISLTFRLWGNISAAAILLNITYWAFAGFTNVVPWVGVSLIAAVIILPILIGYFTCFAGTIQAFVFTLLTSINWGLEIKEGEEHYAHLAHKKAEKLAAKKLAELDAQNQAQNNEVQVVL, encoded by the coding sequence ATGGAAAATTATAACCCGCTTGATATTATGATCGCACTACCTCATATTGCAGCAATCATAATAGTAACTTTAATCATCGCGACAATTTCATTAATTTATTTTAGTATGATTAGAAAATTAACTGTGCATGATGTGCCAAATCGTTTTGTAATTATTATTGGAATGATTGTTGATTATTTTAGAGGACTAGTAGTTGATACAATGGGAGCTAAACATGTTAAACTGGCTCCTTATGTGTTATTTACATTTTGTTATATTTTTACAGCTAACTTAGTTTCTTTATTTGGTTTCAAAGAAGCAACAACAGCTTCGTCAGTACCATTAGCAATGGCTCTTGCAACTGTTGTTGGGGGGCAAATTGTCGCATTAAAATATCAAAAAGCATCATTCTTTTTGAAATTTACTTTTAAAATTAAAGGTTTTCCAATTATGGTAAATCCTTTAGAAATAGTTTCTAAACTAACACCTATTATCTCATTAACTTTCCGTTTATGGGGTAATATTTCTGCGGCGGCAATTTTGTTAAACATTACATATTGAGCATTTGCAGGATTTACAAATGTTGTTCCTTGAGTTGGTGTGTCATTAATCGCTGCTGTAATAATTTTGCCAATATTAATTGGTTACTTTACTTGTTTTGCCGGAACAATTCAAGCTTTCGTATTTACATTACTTACAAGTATTAACTGAGGTCTTGAAATTAAAGAAGGTGAAGAGCATTACGCTCATCTTGCGCATAAAAAAGCTGAAAAACTCGCAGCTAAAAAATTGGCAGAACTTGATGCTCAAAATCAAGCACAAAATAATGAAGTTCAAGTAGTTTTATAG
- the ftsY gene encoding signal recognition particle-docking protein FtsY: protein MGFFKKIFNKILGKKDTGQVSEEISQKNEENRILKLEDNSINKFNEGLRKSSSALTNAINELATKYIDINEEWYEHLEEVLIGYDVGYVATNKIIESIRNEMIYQKVNDPELIKSIIIDKIFIYYIQDTEINTEINLKQNQTNVVLVVGVNGVGKTTSIAKITKKFINENKKVLLVAGDTFRAGAVEQLKVWAQRLNVDIELPIKEGQDPASVIYAGVKKGYEQKYDLVICDTSGRLQNKINLMNELKKIHDVIHKFDEHAPHETLLVLDATQGQSGINQAKAFNEVTKISGIILTKMDSTSRGGIVLAIKDAFNIPVKLIGLGEKLDDLSVFDLEMYVDSIVLGMKLDVK from the coding sequence ATGGGTTTTTTTAAAAAAATATTTAATAAAATTTTAGGTAAAAAAGACACTGGACAAGTTTCTGAGGAAATTTCTCAAAAGAATGAAGAAAATCGAATTTTAAAATTAGAAGATAATTCAATTAATAAATTTAACGAGGGATTAAGAAAATCATCCTCAGCATTAACTAATGCAATAAACGAACTAGCAACCAAATACATTGATATCAATGAAGAATGATATGAGCATTTAGAAGAAGTTTTAATTGGTTATGATGTAGGTTATGTTGCAACTAATAAAATTATTGAATCAATTCGAAACGAAATGATTTATCAAAAAGTTAATGATCCAGAATTAATAAAATCTATCATTATCGATAAAATTTTTATTTATTACATTCAAGATACAGAAATTAATACAGAAATTAATTTAAAGCAAAATCAAACTAATGTAGTTTTAGTTGTTGGTGTAAATGGTGTTGGTAAAACAACATCAATTGCAAAAATTACTAAAAAATTTATTAATGAAAATAAAAAAGTTTTATTAGTAGCTGGAGACACATTTAGAGCTGGTGCTGTTGAACAATTGAAAGTTTGAGCACAGCGTCTAAATGTTGATATTGAATTACCAATTAAAGAAGGTCAAGATCCTGCCTCTGTCATATACGCTGGAGTTAAAAAAGGTTATGAACAAAAATATGATTTAGTAATTTGTGATACATCAGGTAGATTACAAAATAAAATTAATTTGATGAATGAATTAAAAAAAATTCATGATGTAATTCATAAATTTGATGAACATGCTCCGCACGAAACTTTATTAGTTTTAGATGCTACTCAAGGCCAGTCAGGAATTAATCAAGCAAAAGCATTTAACGAAGTAACGAAAATTTCAGGGATTATTTTAACTAAAATGGATTCTACAAGTCGTGGGGGAATTGTATTAGCAATCAAAGATGCTTTTAATATACCTGTGAAACTGATTGGTTTAGGCGAAAAATTAGATGATTTAAGTGTATTTGATTTAGAAATGTATGTTGATAGCATAGTTTTAGGAATGAAATTAGATGTTAAATAA
- a CDS encoding putative DNA-binding protein — MLNKNKRWYLIALYDIYQGLLTTKQCEYFNLHYFKDLSFSEIAELKEVSKSAISDCLNKVCDQLLKYEQALLIYEKNKKRNDLYTLINDSELVKKLKDI, encoded by the coding sequence ATGTTAAATAAGAATAAACGTTGATATTTGATTGCTTTATATGATATTTATCAAGGATTATTAACAACAAAACAGTGTGAATATTTTAATTTACATTATTTTAAAGATTTGTCGTTTTCTGAAATTGCTGAACTAAAAGAAGTTTCAAAAAGCGCTATTAGTGATTGTTTAAACAAAGTGTGTGACCAATTATTAAAATATGAACAAGCACTTTTAATTTATGAAAAAAACAAAAAGCGTAATGATTTATATACATTAATCAACGATTCTGAATTAGTTAAAAAATTAAAAGATATATAA
- a CDS encoding DUF1410 domain-containing protein, protein MKRIKNKKWWKFGGVLFLLPLASFLIMCKNQEAPKTNKENVLDVFDENIINIENISKPKFINQNKTIINLKLKKFNFKSPNTTITLTYKDNNGHKFTSDPLNINDEQNYDFIFSNLTPNRKYQIQNLTFNNQKRTDVYLKTNLNNAIFSIKPIPIKINNFKIKVFNQNALISFSIPKNSDVRVNEKIALEFENLSNNLVPNNEIISKIDNDFNVEFNLNNLNLNNKYRIVSLRFLDTNPPNINPNVFEKLSNHESIFTILDIKTNTHNHKDLNTNDKKYIDSPYNTKIELNDKNNFNDKVLPDAFEQQNINIQEVENLNQDILNQNELELQKYFSFVSDQTNFKAKNFQNYSFNDINKNSKQEFKFKIKHISIDNNNKKAIIELDSSNSNDNTKLLEANNKQLLIKSYDYNNPWSKILSYEKKDNNKMIFDLHDFPKDLKTFIITHIRFDDNITSLGKIKENSFEYYQNDKEYLLKSLKYYFDIKENQLYGSACFNFNNNDFEILKNKTFIFKYEIDTKNNVLNKYIPLNKYISVDFKNLAQFKIVNVFDGLNYKLESIKIVNKNSLLPYNDHVKIQNANNTNFSVWHKVYPKQNIINNFLDDSSIKGELNLSKIDFNHLWKNNTDQKNIPYSLRNLISLTLYEREYAIYKHNATNGFYLYNTITSNKDFNLIKNNKESYHLNSLIAHLAIKEEGLKKDATAGFFLEKDLHDFGNLNNFKDEDIVFNVDLELDPNLIYESQLADKNMRRSHVMIPISYKVIKKQHILEDVEFGLNYALGSETYENHIYQQIKSQLKFNVFLNGSKIKVEVKPRNDNIKLYDYVWKHNNSNQPSYFIGRYDFIVNWLTNNNEVIIDKKLEEFKKKSYTTRILKDNENEMSKAAIKQVRERTITFSLTSDGTWNFLGKVKPNDPNDYRYYMLTDHHVIGSGGSWYNPQINWAGKVEYESINLNKKTIYDDDGNEKYTYSNFADYTVVIPQVISQNDLNKDKYQPYYNYNNVNDQDTPGKNQLQYFAFPFKLKFEKVMDFCLQKNNIYKHYNALGRYDDKISELDWSVVSIDLKPIFEAFKNQDLNKPFIYNNKTLSPEETSVIKYFLSLKNIKPLEVSPQTRYVRSNQDVDWYIGTFPRYTNTNQNSMGVGELRYREYNIQKIDSVNTNFVTGGKGVLYKSDIPYTTISTDYIDAAGGSSGTSLYDEQGRFVGSIATGRTPSKNGHPTWETIGWSLIDSQISGFFGDRENRANNSSIIQQIKQLAYLYPEKYEDIYK, encoded by the coding sequence ATGAAAAGAATAAAAAACAAAAAATGATGAAAATTCGGTGGAGTGTTATTTTTACTCCCCCTTGCTTCTTTTTTAATCATGTGCAAAAATCAAGAAGCACCAAAAACAAATAAAGAAAATGTCTTAGATGTTTTTGATGAGAATATAATTAATATAGAAAATATTAGTAAACCTAAATTTATTAATCAAAATAAAACAATTATTAATTTAAAATTAAAAAAATTTAATTTTAAATCACCAAATACTACTATAACCTTAACTTATAAAGATAATAATGGTCACAAATTTACATCAGATCCCTTAAATATTAATGATGAGCAAAATTATGATTTTATTTTCTCTAATTTAACTCCTAATCGTAAATATCAAATTCAAAATTTAACTTTCAATAATCAAAAAAGAACAGATGTTTATTTAAAAACTAACCTAAATAATGCTATTTTTTCAATAAAGCCAATACCCATTAAAATCAATAATTTTAAAATAAAAGTTTTTAATCAAAATGCATTAATATCTTTTAGCATTCCTAAGAATTCTGATGTAAGAGTAAATGAAAAAATAGCATTAGAATTTGAAAATTTAAGTAATAATTTAGTGCCTAATAACGAAATAATTAGCAAAATTGATAATGATTTTAATGTAGAATTTAATTTAAATAATTTAAATTTAAATAATAAATATCGAATTGTAAGTCTTAGATTTTTAGATACTAATCCACCTAATATTAATCCAAATGTTTTCGAAAAGTTATCTAATCATGAAAGTATTTTTACAATATTAGATATTAAAACAAATACTCATAATCATAAAGACTTAAATACTAATGATAAAAAATATATTGATAGTCCTTATAATACTAAAATTGAACTTAATGATAAAAATAATTTTAATGATAAAGTGTTACCAGATGCATTTGAACAGCAAAACATTAATATACAAGAAGTTGAGAATCTTAATCAAGACATCTTAAATCAAAATGAGCTAGAATTACAAAAATATTTTAGTTTTGTTAGTGATCAAACAAACTTTAAAGCCAAGAATTTTCAAAACTATTCTTTTAATGATATTAATAAAAATTCAAAGCAAGAATTTAAATTTAAAATCAAACATATTAGCATTGATAACAATAATAAAAAAGCAATCATTGAATTAGATTCTTCTAATTCTAATGATAATACTAAACTTTTAGAAGCAAATAATAAACAATTATTAATTAAATCATACGATTATAATAATCCCTGATCTAAAATTCTTAGTTATGAAAAAAAAGATAATAATAAAATGATATTTGATTTACATGATTTTCCAAAAGATTTGAAAACATTTATTATTACTCATATTCGTTTTGATGATAATATAACTTCACTTGGTAAAATTAAAGAAAATAGTTTTGAATACTATCAAAATGACAAGGAATATTTATTAAAATCGCTTAAATACTACTTTGATATAAAAGAAAATCAACTATACGGTTCTGCTTGTTTTAATTTTAATAATAATGATTTTGAAATCCTAAAAAATAAAACCTTTATTTTTAAATATGAAATCGACACTAAAAATAATGTCTTAAATAAATATATACCGTTAAATAAATATATAAGTGTTGATTTTAAAAATCTAGCACAATTTAAAATTGTTAATGTTTTTGATGGATTAAATTATAAACTTGAAAGTATAAAAATAGTTAATAAAAACAGCTTGTTACCTTATAATGATCATGTTAAGATTCAAAATGCTAATAATACAAATTTTAGTGTTTGACATAAAGTTTATCCAAAGCAAAATATTATTAATAATTTTCTTGATGATTCATCAATAAAAGGTGAATTAAATTTATCAAAAATAGATTTTAATCACTTATGAAAAAATAATACTGATCAAAAAAATATCCCTTATTCTTTACGTAATTTAATATCATTAACTTTATATGAAAGAGAATATGCAATTTATAAGCATAATGCAACTAATGGTTTTTATTTGTATAACACAATAACAAGTAATAAAGATTTTAATTTAATTAAAAATAATAAAGAGTCATATCATCTAAATTCTTTAATTGCACACTTAGCAATTAAAGAGGAAGGATTAAAAAAGGATGCAACTGCTGGTTTCTTCTTAGAAAAAGATTTACATGATTTTGGTAATTTAAATAATTTTAAAGATGAAGATATTGTCTTTAATGTAGATTTAGAATTAGATCCTAATCTAATTTATGAATCACAACTTGCAGATAAAAACATGCGAAGATCACATGTGATGATTCCTATTTCATATAAAGTAATTAAAAAACAACACATTTTAGAAGATGTTGAATTTGGTTTAAATTATGCTTTAGGTTCTGAAACTTATGAAAATCACATCTATCAACAAATTAAATCACAATTAAAATTTAATGTCTTTTTAAATGGTTCAAAGATAAAAGTTGAAGTTAAGCCACGCAATGATAATATTAAGCTTTATGATTACGTTTGAAAACACAATAATTCAAATCAACCATCATATTTTATTGGAAGATATGATTTTATTGTTAATTGATTAACAAATAATAATGAAGTTATTATTGATAAAAAATTAGAGGAATTTAAAAAGAAATCTTATACCACAAGAATTTTAAAAGACAATGAAAATGAAATGTCAAAAGCAGCAATAAAACAAGTTCGTGAGCGTACGATTACTTTTAGTTTAACAAGTGATGGTACTTGAAATTTTTTAGGTAAGGTAAAACCAAATGATCCAAATGATTACCGTTATTATATGTTAACTGATCATCATGTTATTGGTAGTGGTGGTAGTTGATATAATCCCCAAATAAATTGGGCTGGAAAAGTGGAATATGAAAGTATTAATTTAAATAAAAAAACTATTTACGATGATGATGGAAATGAAAAATACACATATTCGAATTTTGCAGATTATACAGTTGTAATTCCCCAAGTAATTAGTCAAAATGATTTAAATAAGGATAAATATCAACCATATTATAATTATAATAATGTTAATGACCAAGATACTCCAGGAAAAAATCAACTTCAATATTTTGCTTTTCCATTTAAATTAAAATTTGAAAAAGTAATGGATTTTTGTTTACAAAAAAATAATATATATAAACACTATAATGCTTTGGGTAGATATGATGATAAAATAAGTGAATTAGATTGGTCAGTAGTTAGTATCGATCTAAAACCAATTTTTGAAGCTTTTAAAAATCAAGATTTAAATAAACCGTTTATTTACAATAATAAAACTTTGTCTCCAGAAGAAACTAGTGTTATAAAATATTTTTTAAGTTTAAAAAATATAAAACCATTAGAGGTTAGTCCACAAACAAGATATGTTAGAAGCAACCAAGATGTTGATTGGTATATTGGCACTTTCCCTCGTTATACAAATACTAACCAAAATTCAATGGGGGTTGGCGAACTACGTTATCGTGAATATAATATACAAAAAATCGATTCTGTAAATACTAATTTTGTCACAGGTGGTAAGGGCGTTTTATATAAATCAGATATACCATATACAACAATTAGTACTGACTATATAGATGCTGCGGGTGGTTCATCTGGAACTAGTTTATATGATGAACAAGGACGATTCGTTGGATCAATTGCAACTGGTAGAACTCCAAGTAAAAATGGTCATCCAACGTGAGAAACTATAGGTTGAAGTTTAATAGATAGTCAAATTAGTGGGTTTTTTGGTGATCGGGAAAATAGAGCTAACAATAGTTCGATTATCCAACAAATTAAACAATTAGCTTATTTATATCCAGAAAAATATGAGGATATCTATAAGTAA